GCGCATCTTGCTTGCGGACCGGTTCGGAGCCACTCCGGAGTTCGTCCGGCTGGAACCCTATCCTGCGGATATGCTGAGTCAGGCGGATGCCTGCCTACTCATCGGCAATAACGCCATGCTGCACGCGCCACAGGTTCCGCACGTGCTGGATCTGGGTGAGGCCTGGAAGGAGTTGAGCGGCCTGCCCTTTGTCTTCGGGGTATGGGCGGCGCGCCGCGGCCGAGCGGATGAGCGCGACCTGCACATCTTGCGGGAGGCCCGCCGCGCCGGAATGCGCGATCTGGAGACCATCGCTCGCGAGGAGGCCATCAATCTGGGGCTGCCGCCCGCCCTTATTCTCCGCTATCTGGCCGAGATCATGGTCTACGATATGGGCGAGCGCGAGCTTGCCGGGCTGCGCGAGTTCCTGCGCCGCTCGCGCGAGCATGGTTTGCTGGACTCCGCCGCCGATGTCCGGTTGTGGCAGGCACCGGAAGCGCATCCTTCTTCTCTGTGACCTCGACCGGCAATTATGCTAGAATGCGCCCCGGCAGGAGGGCTGCTTCACTTTTTCCGGAAAGGGCCAAACCGAACAATGACGAGCATCGAACACATTCACGCGCGGGAGATCCTGGATTCGCGCGGCAATCCCACCATCGAAGTGGACGTTTATCTTGAGGACGGAACCCTGGGGCGCGCCGCCGTTCCCAGTGGAGCCTCAACCGGCACCCGGGAGGCGGTCGAACTGCGCGACGGTGATAAGGACCGCTACCTGGGCAAGGGCGTCCTCAAGGCGGTCGAAAATGTCAACGACAAGATCGCCCCCGAGCTTCTGGATATGGACGTGACCGACCAGGTCGGCATTGACGAGATGATGATTGAACTGGACGGCACGGAGAACAAGTCCAACCTGGGGGCCAACGCGATCCTGGGCGTCTCCCTGGCGTGCGCCCACGCGGCGGCGAAGTCGCTGGGAATACCCCTCTACCGCTACATCGGAGGCACCAGCGCGCGGACCCTGCCGGTCCCGATGATGAACATTCTGAACGGCGGCAAGCACGCGGACAATAGCGTGGACCTTCAGGAGTTCATGGCCATGCCCGTGGGAGCGTCCAGCTTCTCCGAAGCGCTGCGCTGGTGCGCGGAGGTGTTCCACGCGCTCCGAGGAGTTCTGAAGAGCCGGGGCTACAGCACCACCGTCGGCGATGAGGGTGGCTTCGCCCCTGACCTGAAGGCCAACGAGGAGGCGCTGGAGGTCATCGTCGAGGCCATTCAGAAGGCCGGTTACACGCCGGGCGAGCAGGTGGCCATCGCTCTGGATCCGGCTGCCTCGGAGCTGTGGAAGGACGGTAAATACGATTTCTGGAAGTCCGGCTTCCAGAAATCGCCGGAAGAGATGGTGGACTTCTGGGTCCAGCTTGTTGAGAAGTATCCCATCGTCAGCCTGGAGGACGGCATGGCCGAGCAGGACTGGGACGGCTGGAAGCTTCTGACGGATCGCCTGGGCGGCCGCATCCAGCTTGTGGGTGATGATATCTTCGTCACCAACACCCGCATCTTCCAGGAAGGCATCCAGAAGGGCATCGGCAATTCCATCCTCATCAAGGTGAACCAGATCGGAACCCTGACGGAGACGCTGGCGGCGATCGAGATGGCCAAGCGGGCGCGCTACACCGCCGTGGTCAGCCACCGCTCCGGCGAGACCGAGGACGTCACCATTGCGGACATTGCCGTGGCGACCAATGCGGGGCAGATCAAGACCGGTGCCCCGTCCCGCACGGATCGCGTGGCCAAGTACAATCAGCTCCTGCGCATCGAGGAGGAGCTGGGAGACACGGCGGTCTTCCCTGGACGGGACGCCTTCTACAACGTCAAGTAACCGGCGGACTTCGGGTCCGCCCCACTCAGAAGCACGCTGGTCGGCCCCTTTCTCCGCAGCGGAGGGAGGGGCCGATTTGGTGAGGAACCCCTTCAGGGATCGACGGAAGCAATGCACAGGGAGTAAGCGGGTGAGACGCACAAGAATCGTCTGCACGCTGGGGCCGGCAAGCAACAGCCGGTCCGAGATTATGCGGCTGGCGCGGGCGGGCATGGATGTCGCCCGGCTGAACTTCTCGCACGGGACCCCGGAAGACCACGCAACTGTCGCGGACCGGGTCCGCTCCGTTGCTGCTTCCCTGGGTCGGCCTGTTGCGCTGTTGCAGGATCTGCCCGGACCCAAGATCCGCATCGGCAGGGTGGTGGAGGGAGGGGTGCGGCTCCGGCGTGGCAGCCTGGTGCGCTTCGTGGAGGAGGATGTCGAGGGAGACGGGGATGTGTTCAGCCTTCCGCATCCCTGCGTGCTGGCGGCGCTTCGCCCCGGCTCGGAGATGTGGTTGGCGGACGGTCTCATCCATATGCGCGTGGTGGAGACAGGCGAAGGATGGGTCCGGGCGAAAGTCTTGAGCGAGGGAGTGCTGAGCGGCCACAAGGGTGTCAATCTGCCGGATGTGGACATTGCCGTCCCCGGAGCGCTGGAGCGCGATCTGGAGCTCTTCCGGTGCGGGCTGGAGATGGGCGTGGACTGGGTGGCGGTCTCTTTTGTGGGTGGACCGGAGGATGCGGAGCCGTTCCGGCAGGCGGCGCGTGAGGCGGGGCGCGAGCATGTCCGGCTGCTGGCCAAGGTGGAGCGCCGCCAGGCGCTCGCGCGCATCGGAGCTATCATAGCGGCTTTCGACGGAGTGCTGGTCGCCCGAGGAGATCTGGGCATCGAAACGCCCATCCGTGACGTGCCCGCGGTCCAGAAGCGTCTGGTGAACCTGTGCAACGAGGCCGGAAAGCCTGTCGTTGTGGCCACGCAGATGCTGATGAGTATGGTCGCGAGCCCCCGGCCCACTCGGGCCGAGGCTACGGATGTTGCTAATGCCATCCTCGACGGCGCGGACGCCGTAATGCTTTCTGAAGAGACAGCCGTCGGACGATATCCCGCAAGGTGCGTCAGCACGATGGCGTCCATCGCGTCTTCCGCCGAGGATTTCTGCCGCAGGTCCCAAATGCGGGAGGAGAGGAGCCTGTCGCGGCCGCCCGATCCCACAGAGGTCATCGCCTTCGGCGCGGCCCGGATGGCCGGGCATCTCGGGGCCAGGGCCATCATCACATGCACCAGCACCGGAGCCACGGCCCGGGCGGTCAGCAAGCACCGTCCAGATGTTCCCATCCTCGCGGCCGTCACGTCGGAGTGGGTGGCGGCTCAGTTATGCCTGTCCTGGGGGGTGAGACCATATATGGTGCCCCCGGCCGGAAACACGGATGAGATGATTTTCAACGCAGTGAACTGCGCGATGGCCGCCGGGATGGTAAAATGGGGAGACCCCGTGGTGATCGTGGCGGGCGTGCCGGCAGGCGTGCCGGGGAACACGTGTCTGGTGAAGTATCACCGCGTGGGAGATACCGTCTGGATGTGAGGGCAGGATGCCGTCGGAATCGGAGAAGGATCTTCTGAGGCTGAACGGGCTGAAGCCCCGCGTGCGGAAAGCGCGGAGAGGCCGGCGCAGGGTGAAGCTGCCTTCCGGAGCGGCCGTGCTTCGGGGCCTGACCTGGCTGGGCGTGGCGGTCGCGTTTTTCTTCGTGGGGACCTGGGCTCTGCGGCCGCATCTGCAGGCCTGGCTGGTGGCGCGGGATTTTCCGGAGCTGGAGCAGCGCCGTCTCGGCGCACAACGCGAGAATCGCGAGCTGCAGTGGCAGGTGCGCTATGCCCGCTCTGAAGAAGGTGCCCGGAATCTGGCCCGTGTGTACGGCTACGTCGGGGAGGGGGAAATCCCGGTGCTTCTGCCGGAGGCCAGGGAACTGGCGCAGGATCTGGAGCCGGCGAAGAGCCCCGAGGTCAGTCTGTGGGAGCGCTTCCTGCTGGCGCTGTGCCGCATCTGCGGCGCGGACCCGGATGCGGCCAGTGCGTCCGGCCGCGTTCCCCGCTCCTGACCTGACGTTCGCCGGCACAACAGGAACTGTCCCGCGGTCCGTCAAAAAGATGCATCCTAGGCGCGGTCGGCGGGTGGCTGGCGATGCAGGTCTACAGGATCACAGAGCAATATTACGACAATCCTCCGGGCGACTGGGAATGGTGGCACCGTCGGGACGACGACGCTCCTGAACCGGGTGTCATCCTAGATCTGGCGGCGGGTTGGCTGACGCTTCCGCGGGTGGCCTGCCAGAAGTGTGGCCAGTCTTCTCCTCTCTACCCCGTCGCGATGGACATCCCTGAGCCGCCTCCGCCCGGTCTGGAAGCGGCGGTGCTCAGGATCTGCTCCGCCACAGAGACTCTCGCTATGAGGGAAGCATTTCCCGGTCTTGAGGAATGTCTGGAAGACCTTCCCAGCTTCCCTCTGCCCCCCGT
The sequence above is drawn from the Armatimonadota bacterium genome and encodes:
- the mqnA gene encoding chorismate dehydratase → MKTTVLGCLPYLNVRPLIRSIERRPPEGYELVYDTPSGLALRLREGSCDIAAVSSFEALANPELEIIPGFAIASDGPVTSVLLFSQRPFSSVRRVALDTSSLSGAALTRILLADRFGATPEFVRLEPYPADMLSQADACLLIGNNAMLHAPQVPHVLDLGEAWKELSGLPFVFGVWAARRGRADERDLHILREARRAGMRDLETIAREEAINLGLPPALILRYLAEIMVYDMGERELAGLREFLRRSREHGLLDSAADVRLWQAPEAHPSSL
- the eno gene encoding enolase, which gives rise to MTSIEHIHAREILDSRGNPTIEVDVYLEDGTLGRAAVPSGASTGTREAVELRDGDKDRYLGKGVLKAVENVNDKIAPELLDMDVTDQVGIDEMMIELDGTENKSNLGANAILGVSLACAHAAAKSLGIPLYRYIGGTSARTLPVPMMNILNGGKHADNSVDLQEFMAMPVGASSFSEALRWCAEVFHALRGVLKSRGYSTTVGDEGGFAPDLKANEEALEVIVEAIQKAGYTPGEQVAIALDPAASELWKDGKYDFWKSGFQKSPEEMVDFWVQLVEKYPIVSLEDGMAEQDWDGWKLLTDRLGGRIQLVGDDIFVTNTRIFQEGIQKGIGNSILIKVNQIGTLTETLAAIEMAKRARYTAVVSHRSGETEDVTIADIAVATNAGQIKTGAPSRTDRVAKYNQLLRIEEELGDTAVFPGRDAFYNVK
- a CDS encoding pyruvate kinase; protein product: MVRNPFRDRRKQCTGSKRVRRTRIVCTLGPASNSRSEIMRLARAGMDVARLNFSHGTPEDHATVADRVRSVAASLGRPVALLQDLPGPKIRIGRVVEGGVRLRRGSLVRFVEEDVEGDGDVFSLPHPCVLAALRPGSEMWLADGLIHMRVVETGEGWVRAKVLSEGVLSGHKGVNLPDVDIAVPGALERDLELFRCGLEMGVDWVAVSFVGGPEDAEPFRQAAREAGREHVRLLAKVERRQALARIGAIIAAFDGVLVARGDLGIETPIRDVPAVQKRLVNLCNEAGKPVVVATQMLMSMVASPRPTRAEATDVANAILDGADAVMLSEETAVGRYPARCVSTMASIASSAEDFCRRSQMREERSLSRPPDPTEVIAFGAARMAGHLGARAIITCTSTGATARAVSKHRPDVPILAAVTSEWVAAQLCLSWGVRPYMVPPAGNTDEMIFNAVNCAMAAGMVKWGDPVVIVAGVPAGVPGNTCLVKYHRVGDTVWM